The genomic region GTCTGCACCATGCACCGTGTCCTGGTCTCAGCGGgtggggaggttggggttgagagcgatggggtgggagggcggACGCACAAGGAGCCACTCAAAGTGCACGCTCTTTACGTTACCGATCGCGCCGCTGGAaacaagctcctcgaccttccAGTGGACAGGGTTGTAGCGATAGTTGAAGAgcactggggtcagcacACCCAAAAGAGACTCACCCTGCATGCTACCGCCCGTCTCGCTTACAGCATCGAGGATCCGGCGACACTTGGGAACATCAGTGGTCATAGGCTTCTCCGTAAGCACGCGGATACCCCTGTGAAGCGCGGGGACGATGTACAAGTCGTGTGTCGCGTCAACAGTGGTCACGACGAGAACATCGagcgccatctcgtcgagcatgcgCTCGAAGtcggcctggtgtcagtgtCGGCGGGGGTGGTAAGCGTAACCAGAGAGAAGGACAAGCTCACCGCATCGTActccttggcgcgcgcacaccccgcctcctccagcatGCGGTTATGGACCGCCCGCCTGGCGGGGTTTGTATCGCACAacgcgacgacgtgcgACCCGCGCGCCGTCACCGCCGAATTGTACAGCCGCGCACGGTGGCCAGTACCGACGATTCCTACGCGACCTGCAAGTGTAGTCTTGTTGGTCATGATTGATTGGTGGGGGTTGTAATGCATGCTTGGTTGGGATGGGGGTTTTGATGCCAAAACGCTCGGTGCATCATCCGTCCGTGATGGAACCGGCGCCGGTCGCCGGATCGCCGGAGGAAAATCGCCGACCCGTTCTGGCCTGTATGCCCACCGTCGAGCCAGTGGAGATTTCATGATGCACAGGATAGGAATGTCGGAGTGGGCCAAACTGATGGTCCGTGTGAAGGTCTAGATTGCTTGTGTGGGAACAGGTGGAAAACGTGACTACTCCGCGGCCATTGCTCTTCACTGGAAAGCAACCGGTGCATTAATACTCCATCTACGACATGCATCCTACTCGCCTACTCGACCGCCGTGccctgctcgcgcgcaatCTGCATATCTGCCTCTGCTTCGGCTGGCGGCCAGTCCGTGCGGTTGTCCAGGCCGTAAGCGCGCACACCACTATGCAAAGGCGGGAGGTAGTAAAGGGGCCCGTCCCAGATCCGGTACACGTGTCCACGCACGCCCTTGTCCCTGAACTGCTTTGGCATGCGCCAAGGCTCGGGGATGTCGTTCTCGGCAATGTGCCAGTACAGCTGGCCCTCGGGCGCGTACTTGACTTTCTGGCctgggagggggagaaTGAACTTTGCCACCTGGAGCTCGGTGTCGGTCACGGTGCCGTGTTCGAGGCGGGCGAAGGCGATGCGCCACAGTCCACGGAAACCAATGTACTCgcaccagcgccagcggTCGAGAgtctcgacgtcgatcAGGCCAGAGTGGTCGTTGAACAGCAGGCCGTAGGGGTTGGGCGGCTCAGCGCCAATGCGCGTCACCAGATACCCCAGGAACACTGTCGGCGTGTCGCCCGTAAGATGGAGCATATCCGCGAGTGCGCGGGTTTgcagctcgcggtcgagcggGTCCTCCTCTTGTCCATTATGCGAGACGATCACGTCAACGCGCTGGCCGTGTATATCCAAAGTAGCGTGGATTGCAggcgccagctcgccatGCGGTGAGGGCAGGAGGTGGTGTGTGCTGTTCAGAATGGGGAATTTGGAGAGCAGCGCGGCGCCCCATGTGTGCTGGTTTGGTCCAGGGCCTATGTCGACATAGTAccccagctcctcggccatgtAGCGCGTGAGGTCGCGGTTGCCGTAGACGAAACGGTGGAGGTCAGTCTCGAGCAGACCCAGCACGTCGACCTGCATCTCTTCGACGAGGGACGCGATACGGCGCTGGCTGTCCCGCCCCGGCTCATCGATGCCAAAGTGCACCGTGTAGATGCCGCCGGTAAAGATGTTGTGCTCTGGGAAGTAGGGTGTTGGACGGTTCTCGGGGCCGGCCGAGACGGCTGCGCGCTCAAAGCCTGTGAGTAGGCCGCCGATTCCCAGGAAGACGGCTGCAATGGCGCTCCAGCGCCCAACGTtgcgcacgcgcgcggcgctgcgGGGTTGCAGGGCGTTGCGGCCGGGGAGGGAAGGCTGGAGAGCACGAGCAGCGCTCAGGGCGAACGGCAATGGGACGAGAAGCATGGCCATGATGAGATCGCTTCTCTCGCGCAGGATCCAGCCGAACGGCACGAACGCGTACGCGACCGTGAAGACTGACGcaacgtcgaggaacgcgagcCACGCGCCCGCGTAACCCCATGccgagggagggagggctGAAGCGGCCCGGAAGAGTGTCGGAACGATCGCCACCAGGTAGAACACGAGCACGAGGCCACCAGCGTACCCAACCCAGTCTTGACGGAAGagtgccgccgccgcgggGAAGGGAATGAGCCATGTGGCCGGGGACAAGGCGTCAAAGCCGACCAGCGCGCCGGCCGTCGCCACGGCCATGGTGACGCCTCCCCACGGGTGGAGCATGGGACCCGTGGCTGGGTATCCGGTCCAGGCCCAGGCAATGATCGTTCCCGGATCACAGACGAAGgtctggaggaggtggatgagggcgccgagaccgagagTGATGGCGTAGCGCTGCCCACGCGTCGTGACCACATcggcgggctcgggcttgtccttgagcgtCGCGCTGACTGGAGGTGCGGGGAAGAGGCTGTTCGGCCGGTAGTAGTACTCAGCAAGGGCGATGGCGGAGAGGAGCAGGCCAGTCTTGTTCCATCCCCCGCTGTCTTCGTTCACGATCGCCCAGAACGGGTTGTTCGAGTGGCACAGGTACTTGCCGAGCATGCAGATGAGAAGGCCGGTGATGAagactggtgtcagcgagTTCTCGAATAGGCTCACTTTTGGCCTGCGCGGTCATCTCGGGTGAGCCACGGACGCGCATCGTGTCGGCCATGAACATGCACCAAGCGCACCACACCGCGCCCGCGACGCAGAGGAAGCGCGCCGACACGCTGGGCAGCGCGTAGCATCCCAGCCCGAGGCCGCACATGATAGCGCGGTGCGAGAACTGGCCCTCGCGCGACATGGCGTATGCGCGGTAGTTACGCCGGCTCATGATGTGCGgggtgaggttgatgaggacAGCAAGCTCACTTCCCGTGAGGGAGAGGCTCCACACGCTCCAGTAGAACAGCTGGACGCTGACGCCGGTGAAGAGAGTCCAGAATACGGTTGCGAACCACACGTCGCTCAAGTACGCGAAGAAcatggggttggggaggcGGCTTGGCAGGGACGGGTGCGCGGTCcagtcctcctcgatgcgGGGACGTGAATTGGGGACAGGTGCGACGTATAGCCCGCCGTTGGCGCTATTATCAATACATAGGCTACGCCCGTACCCACCCCTTGTgcggctcgtcgccgcgggTCGTGTCCACGATGCGCACCTGGaggtggccgagctcgtaGAGGCAGCCGGCGTCGAACGCCACGTCCCAGAACACGAGACCCCATTCGAAGAACGCGTATTGAGTGTATGCGCCGGGGATGCGGCGCACGCTGTGCTTGATGAAGAAGTAAATGAGTGGCGGGATGGAGAGAATGAAGCCTGCGGCAGTGATGgtgctggtgtcagccgCGAGTGCGGGGTTCTTGGGGTGTGGGGGAaagggaagggaagaggggaGACAcactcaccgccaccgacgCGCCTGCTGCGTCGTAGAGTGCAGCGTCGAGAGCACCATCCACGGCACATTGAGAACAAGATAGACAATCATAAACAGGTCGTGCAAGTCTGCGTCAGCCGCAATCATGACAAAGCGCACCATGCTGATCGCGCGAGGTAATAAACATCCACCCTCCGCAGCAGAACGTCCGCCCGAGCCCACAcatggcctcgacgtctGCCCACCCTGCAGGCGCGACGGCATCCTCATGTTCCGGCACGGGCCCTGCCTCATCATTAGCGTGTTTCCGGTTCCGTAATGCCCCTCTCGAGCCAGTATGGGCTGTTGAGGTTGGGCTCGAGACGTTTGAGAGGGCGTGCGCGGCCTCCCGCCCACGAGGGGGGTACCGGTGCGCGACCCATTGCagtgcgaggagggcgaaACGCGGAAAGGCGGTTAATGCGATAGCGATGTGGAAGGGTGCGCGTGAGGCGGCATGGTCGCCGAtcctggggtcagcgagGATAGCGACACGAGTGCGTCCTGGCCCAGGGAAGACTTACGTCGCGGAGACGGAGGGGAACCATTCGTCGGGCCACTTGGCGACGCTGTTCTCGCACAGAGCTTCCCATATCCCGCCAAGGTATGCCgcggtgagggcgaggacaaaCGCCGCCGCGGATAGCGCGGTATGTGCGCGCGGCACGAGGGCGCCCGGCACGGCTAGGAGGGTTGCCATGGGGATTAGGGTGCGAATTGGTACTGGATGGGGTGGTGACTGGGTGTTGATGGAGGGGTGGAAGGGTGGCTGTCGCCGAAGCGCGAGGGAGAGCGACGAACCAAATGATTGTGTTGTGAAGAGAACGTTGTGGATGAGAAAAGCCAAGATGTTGGGTATTGGTTTTGGACACTTAGGTAAAGTCAAGGAGCCGGATAGGATAGCCTGGGAAGGGGGTGGGACGCGACTTGTAGACCGCGGGTCCCGGTCAACGCCTCGATTCGATGACGTATACCAATAGACAATCTAACAACGCCAAGAGCCGTGCATTTCCCTTGCTCCTTACCCTCACCCTACCCGGATGCAACATGCAACATGCAACACTACAAAACCTTGTTGCCATATAGCTGCCATGTGCACCACCTCATGGCCTCGTGGGCCGTAGATTGCGGACATGCATACAGCCCCGTGGATTGCGGAGATAAGGTGAGACGATAATGTGCATTGCTCAAATCACCAGTTCGAGTTCGGGTGACATCTCTCAAACAACTACGCGCGCCTTATCTCGTCGTACGCGTCAATCCGCCGTCCCATCTCCACGGCATCCACACCCTCCTCCAAACCCTTGGCTACTCGCTCCTTCTGTGTCGGAGGACAGTGACCCCCAATAGGAGGAGGATCACGATCCAAATTCGTAGGAAACGAGTACGCGTCCGGCACGGCGGCAAGCAGGGCGTCTttctctccctctccagCTTGCTCCCAGAAAGCCGCCAACTCGGCCCAAACCGCCTTGACGATGGCGCTCCGGTCCACGCTCTCCATGGGTTTACCCCACGCCGCACTGACCTGAACGAGGTTCGCACTACGCTGAACCTCCGAGGTCATATTACTTCCGGCGGcgtggacgagggcggGGTTGAAGAATAGTGCGTCGCCCTTTTGGAGGGGCAGCTGGATTCTCTTCTGTTCAAAGATAGCGCGGAAACGGGGGTCTCGATAAGCCAAGAATCCTGCCTCGTACTTGTGGGAGTGGGGAAGCAGGAGGGTGGGACCTGAAGTGAGAGGCATATCGCTATGTGCAATCGCTCCCTGGAGAGTTAGGAGGGCCGATGCAACTTGCGCGGAGGCGGGAAATCGGGCCACCACTTCGGCAGCTTGAAATCCGAGGTGGTAGTCTCGGTGTGGTTCTTGTGCCTTTCCGCCCGGCCGGACAATGTTGGTCTGCGCCGTTATCGCGTATCCTGGCCCCAACCATGCTTCAGCCGCAAGGGAAAGGAGTTGGTTCGCGTAGTATTCCACGAAGGAGGTCGGGTCCGTCAATGCGTGTTTCTGGAAACTGTTCCAGATTCTATCGTTTGCTCCGGGGGTCGCAAAGTggtcgcctcctcctttACCGGCGACTTTCTCGCTGGTAATGATAGTGTCAAAAGCCGAAGAGGCGCGGTCGATTACAGCTGGGTCGAAGGCGGAGCGGATCACGAACAGGCCGGGTCCGGAGAGAAGGGCAGAGTGAAGCTCGTCCATAGTTATGTCGCGGTCAGATgtgaggagggtggaggcgtCGTAGATCGGTACGTTGGAAGTGATCTCGGAGACGAGGGGATAGTCTGCGGCATTGGTCTGCTGCGAGCCTTCTGTCAGTTCCGGGAAGTGAGGGAAAGAGAGGGGGGGATGAGGGGGTTGGTTGCATTgatgggaggtggggtTGAACGGGGATTTGGGCCTGAACTCACAGAGCTCAGTGAACGCAGCCAGGTCGTCATCCGTGAACTCCGGCACACTGCGAGTGCTCTTGCGCCCGCATGTACCGTTCATGAGGCGCCCGTTAATGCTAGTATCGTTCGCCATGGTGCTTGGGGAGTCAACGATACCAGCATCACTACTTTTGCTTATGTACCTACGCATTGTGGGCATCTCGGTCGGTGAATATCCCACCAACCGAACATAACTTGCCGAGCTGATAGCCACGCGGTATCCGCCACCTTAGCAGAGCTCCGAGAGTCAATCCCCCACAAAGTGATTCAGTAGACTGAGCATGAGGGACCTGGGACATACAGTGGGGTTATGTTTGTCGCTTAGAAGGTGGGACGGCACGGGACACGTTGATCTCGCTAACAGTGTGGCGTGGCATTGGATCACCTCAATCGATATATCTCACCCAAGATTAGCAGTTGCCATCGCCATCTTGCAACTTGGTGGGAGCGGCGCCGTCAGTTCGAGCTCCATGAGACTTCTCACGGCCAGCCAGGACCACCCGAGACCTAGCCTTGGGTTTTCACGTCTTGCCAGGCTGCCGTGCATGCGGCGTGCTTGTTGCGAGCCACACCCCACGTATCCAATTTTCCTGATCTACTGCGTTAGCAGCCTGACCCTGGGCCGTCGGCACATGCCCGCCAGAGTGCTCTCGCGCGCCCATCATCACCCGCCTGGCCGGCCTTGGCATGAACCGGGGTTCATTCGTATATACAAAGACTGCGCCTACAGCGCCCATAAGAGACGCCAGCACTGCGTGACAGTGCCTCCCATCTAAGACGCCGCTGCAGCAACAAGACCCCGCCTCGTACGAGCCAGGACACGGCCACCGCGCGGCAGATACCGTGACCCTCCGCCCGCTTAGCAGCATCCGCCGCTCGACTTCTGCTCAACGTTCTGGCCGACGTTGATCTTCTGCTTcggcccgccgcccatCGAGTTGGAGCCCATGCTGTTGTCAGTCGCGCCCCAATGCTCACATACCGGTCCTTGATCTGCTTCGACATGGTCAGGAAAGCCTGCTCAACGTTGGTGGCGTTCTTCGCAGACGTCTCCAGGAAGGggatgccgagctcgtcagcAAAtgccttggcggccgcgtAGTCGACGACCTTCTTGGTCGCAAGATCCGACTTGTTGCCCACGAGCAGCTTGTTGAcaccctcgacggcgtAGCGGTCAATCTCCTGCAGCCACTGCTTGACGTTGGCGAACGTGTCGCTGTCCGTCACGTCGTAGACGACGATGATGCCGTGG from Cutaneotrichosporon cavernicola HIS019 DNA, chromosome: 2 harbors:
- the CWH43 gene encoding uncharacterized protein (Frag1/DRAM/Sfk1 family); translated protein: MATLLAVPGALVPRAHTALSAAAFVLALTAAYLGGIWEALCENSVAKWPDEWFPSVSATIGDHAASRAPFHIAIALTAFPRFALLALQWVAHRYPPRGREAAHALSNVSSPTSTAHTGSRGALRNRKHANDEAGPVPEHEDAVAPAGWADVEAMCGLGRTFCCGGWMFITSRDQHDLHDLFMIVYLVLNVPWMVLSTLHSTTQQARRWRTITAAGFILSIPPLIYFFIKHSVRRIPGAYTQYAFFEWGLVFWDVAFDAGCLYELGHLQVRIVDTTRGDEPHKGANGGLYVAPVPNSRPRIEEDWTAHPSLPSRLPNPMFFAYLSDVWFATVFWTLFTGVSVQLFYWSVWSLSLTGSELAVLINLTPHIMSRRNYRAYAMSREGQFSHRAIMCGLGLGCYALPSVSARFLCVAGAVWCAWCMFMADTMRVRGSPEMTAQAKIFITGLLICMLGKYLCHSNNPFWAIVNEDSGGWNKTGLLLSAIALAEYYYRPNSLFPAPPVSATLKDKPEPADVVTTRGQRYAITLGLGALIHLLQTFVCDPGTIIAWAWTGYPATGPMLHPWGGVTMAVATAGALVGFDALSPATWLIPFPAAAALFRQDWVGYAGGLVLVFYLVAIVPTLFRAASALPPSAWGYAGAWLAFLDVASVFTVAYAFVPFGWILRERSDLIMAMLLVPLPFALSAARALQPSLPGRNALQPRSAARVRNVGRWSAIAAVFLGIGGLLTGFERAAVSAGPENRPTPYFPEHNIFTGGIYTVHFGIDEPGRDSQRRIASLVEEMQVDVLGLLETDLHRFVYGNRDLTRYMAEELGYYVDIGPGPNQHTWGAALLSKFPILNSTHHLLPSPHGELAPAIHATLDIHGQRVDVIVSHNGQEEDPLDRELQTRALADMLHLTGDTPTVFLGYLVTRIGAEPPNPYGLLFNDHSGLIDVETLDRWRWCEYIGFRGLWRIAFARLEHGTVTDTELQVAKFILPLPGQKVKYAPEGQLYWHIAENDIPEPWRMPKQFRDKGVRGHVYRIWDGPLYYLPPLHSGVRAYGLDNRTDWPPAEAEADMQIAREQGTAVE
- a CDS encoding uncharacterized protein (Phytanoyl-CoA dioxygenase (PhyH)); amino-acid sequence: MANDTSINGRLMNGTCGRKSTRSVPEFTDDDLAAFTELCSQQTNAADYPLVSEITSNVPIYDASTLLTSDRDITMDELHSALLSGPGLFVIRSAFDPAVIDRASSAFDTIITSEKVAGKGGGDHFATPGANDRIWNSFQKHALTDPTSFVEYYANQLLSLAAEAWLGPGYAITAQTNIVRPGGKAQEPHRDYHLGFQAAEVVARFPASAQVASALLTLQGAIAHSDMPLTSGPTLLLPHSHKYEAGFLAYRDPRFRAIFEQKRIQLPLQKGDALFFNPALVHAAGSNMTSEVQRSANLVQVSAAWGKPMESVDRSAIVKAVWAELAAFWEQAGEGEKDALLAAVPDAYSFPTNLDRDPPPIGGHCPPTQKERVAKGLEEGVDAVEMGRRIDAYDEIRRA
- the ypt1 gene encoding uncharacterized protein (Rab subfamily of small GTPases), with the translated sequence MLKAQRSLVTGQLLYPPVATMSATAEYDYLFKLLLIGDSGVGKSCLLLRFADDTYTESYISTIGVDFKIRTIDLEGKTVKLQIWDTAGQERFRTITSSYYRGAHGIIVVYDVTDSDTFANVKQWLQEIDRYAVEGVNKLLVGNKSDLATKKVVDYAAAKAFADELGIPFLETSAKNATNVEQAFLTMSKQIKDRMGSNSMGGGPKQKINVGQNVEQKSSGGCC